From the genome of Shewanella sp. Choline-02u-19, one region includes:
- the flgL gene encoding flagellar hook-associated protein FlgL, giving the protein MRVSMLNLYSNNLQSLQKSTVDISKLNQMMASGKSILRPSDDPIGSVKVINSQRDMAATNQYIKNTESLSTSFGRAETYMSSMVELQSRMREITVAANNGSLSPEDRAAYAAEMDELLEAFVDTVNAKDEGGNYLFSGNLTDTAPIGKDASGNYVYQGDTNHREVQTSGSSWMTANSTAAEFIFANGSADILNQTKDFITVLEDPTLAPGDPTFSQSASDMLTSLDDTLTSISSAITDIGGKQNTLSLIQTSHEERVLFNEEVIGETEGLDYAQATAEFNLKLTTLQVTQKTFVQVSQLSLFNHI; this is encoded by the coding sequence ATGCGCGTAAGTATGCTTAATCTTTACAGCAATAATTTACAAAGCCTGCAGAAATCGACTGTCGATATCTCCAAGTTGAATCAAATGATGGCATCGGGTAAATCGATTCTTCGCCCGTCAGATGATCCCATAGGTTCAGTGAAAGTCATTAACAGCCAAAGAGATATGGCTGCCACGAATCAGTACATCAAAAATACTGAATCACTCTCAACCAGTTTTGGCCGCGCTGAAACTTACATGTCGAGCATGGTCGAATTACAAAGCCGCATGCGTGAAATCACCGTAGCAGCCAATAATGGTAGTTTATCGCCAGAAGACAGAGCCGCATATGCAGCGGAGATGGACGAATTATTAGAAGCCTTTGTCGATACCGTCAACGCCAAAGATGAAGGCGGTAATTACTTGTTTTCGGGTAACTTGACTGACACTGCACCGATTGGAAAAGACGCCAGTGGTAACTATGTTTATCAAGGTGATACCAACCATAGAGAGGTGCAAACCTCCGGCTCATCTTGGATGACTGCCAACAGCACTGCGGCGGAGTTTATTTTCGCTAACGGTAGCGCAGACATTCTCAACCAAACCAAAGATTTTATCACTGTGCTAGAAGATCCTACTTTAGCACCTGGCGACCCCACTTTTAGTCAATCCGCCAGTGACATGTTAACTAGCCTCGATGACACTCTCACCAGTATTAGTTCTGCAATCACAGATATTGGTGGCAAACAAAATACCTTGAGTTTGATCCAAACCTCCCATGAAGAGCGGGTACTATTTAACGAAGAGGTGATTGGGGAAACTGAAGGGTTAGACTATGCCCAAGCCACTGCCGAGTTTAATCTAAAGCTCACCACCCTTCAGGTGACTCAGAAAACGTTTGTGCAAGTATCGCAGTTATCCTTGTTCAACCACATATAA
- the flgK gene encoding flagellar hook-associated protein FlgK, translating to MSMLNIGMSGLNASMAALTATSNNVANAMVPGYSRQQVMLGSVGNGVYGSGSGVMVDGVRRISDQYEVAQLWNTTSDLSFAKAQSNYLGQVEQIFGSEGSSISAGLDQLFASLNSAMEQPNEIAHRQGVLNEAKALTQRFNSISEGLNSQVSQVEGQIGASAKEINSQLQTIARFNADIQKSSASGNVPLALLDARDAAVDDLSKIVDVNVVEDANGMLNISLAQGQPLLSGTTASKIIVKPDPANPQFSQISIQFGQSSFPLDEAAGGNLGALIDYRDNSLVDSIGFINELATTMADEFNAVLAGGTDLNGNPPTQDLFRYDPTNPAGSLTMTSGFTADMLTFGKDGTPGDNSNLKDLVELANQNFTFSSMGVNTTMSDAFASKIGELGSASRQAQMNQDTAAKLQLEAQGQWASTSGVNIDEEGVNLIIYQQSYQANAKVISTADQLFQTILNSI from the coding sequence ATGAGCATGCTCAATATCGGTATGTCAGGACTTAATGCCAGCATGGCTGCCCTGACAGCCACGTCTAACAATGTCGCTAATGCGATGGTGCCGGGATACTCCCGTCAGCAAGTCATGCTCGGCTCTGTGGGTAACGGCGTTTACGGCAGCGGCTCAGGGGTGATGGTTGATGGTGTGCGCCGCATTTCAGATCAATACGAAGTCGCGCAATTATGGAATACCACCAGCGACTTGAGTTTTGCTAAAGCACAATCAAACTATCTGGGTCAGGTCGAGCAGATCTTCGGCTCCGAAGGTAGCAGCATTTCAGCCGGGCTCGATCAGCTGTTTGCTTCACTGAACTCTGCAATGGAGCAACCTAACGAGATAGCCCATCGCCAAGGTGTACTCAACGAAGCCAAAGCACTTACGCAACGCTTTAACTCCATCAGCGAAGGGCTTAACTCACAGGTCTCTCAGGTCGAAGGTCAAATAGGCGCTTCGGCAAAAGAGATTAACAGCCAATTACAGACTATCGCCCGCTTTAACGCTGACATCCAAAAATCCAGTGCCAGCGGTAATGTGCCGTTAGCCCTGCTTGATGCCAGAGATGCTGCGGTAGATGACCTCTCTAAAATTGTCGATGTCAATGTGGTCGAGGATGCCAACGGCATGCTCAATATTTCCTTAGCGCAAGGCCAACCATTGTTATCTGGCACCACCGCATCGAAAATTATCGTCAAACCAGATCCTGCTAACCCACAGTTTAGCCAGATTAGCATTCAGTTTGGTCAATCCAGTTTCCCGCTTGACGAAGCTGCGGGCGGTAATTTAGGCGCGCTTATCGACTATCGTGATAACAGCTTGGTGGATTCAATCGGCTTTATCAATGAACTGGCCACCACCATGGCCGATGAGTTTAATGCAGTGCTTGCCGGCGGTACCGATTTAAACGGTAATCCCCCGACTCAAGATCTGTTTCGCTATGATCCAACCAATCCAGCTGGCAGCTTAACGATGACCTCTGGTTTTACCGCCGACATGCTCACCTTTGGTAAAGATGGCACTCCTGGCGACAACAGTAACTTGAAAGATCTCGTCGAGCTCGCCAATCAAAACTTCACCTTTAGCTCAATGGGTGTCAACACCACCATGAGCGATGCGTTTGCCAGCAAAATTGGTGAATTAGGCTCAGCCTCTCGTCAAGCACAAATGAACCAAGATACCGCAGCAAAGCTGCAACTAGAAGCTCAGGGGCAGTGGGCCAGCACCAGTGGCGTCAACATAGATGAAGAAGGCGTTAACCTCATCATCTATCAGCAATCTTACCAAGCAAATGCCAAGGTTATCTCGACAGCCGATCAACTATTTCAAACGATATTAAACAGTATTTAA
- the fliB gene encoding flagellin lysine-N-methylase, which yields MEKSLIRPSFVTQFSCIGSDCEDSCCYGWNIIIDKQSYKKTLAHKELKSLAQTALKKVKKSEQQWAQVVLDSKGACGFLDDKQLCQIHAKAGEDLLSHTCKTYPRMSHMKDGDRYESLSLSCPEAARTILLKPDAFQFERMTVNHHRTFKATPIWAKKAHDYTIQLLLKPEQPIEHGLTAVGILMKTTERVANGELESSAIDDMFQQLLSLSNNGQLKQHFEGFNKDTEIHKMHAFTSMQLWLNTNKAGRGRSRFEQINQAICAMGDGENKISMGRINQAWRDVALPALAEHQTLFSRYLFYYCYHMNFPQVDALTPSQAFRVMLLDFFMLRCYLAVIAAQKQGLSEHDIILCFQVYHTNRQHKANYSQYAVELLDKGQFEDLASILTLLA from the coding sequence ATGGAAAAATCGCTAATTAGACCCAGCTTCGTCACGCAATTTAGTTGTATAGGCAGTGATTGTGAAGATAGCTGTTGTTATGGCTGGAATATCATTATTGATAAACAGAGTTACAAAAAGACCCTAGCGCACAAGGAGCTTAAGTCTTTGGCTCAAACGGCGCTGAAGAAAGTAAAAAAGAGCGAGCAACAATGGGCTCAAGTGGTACTCGACTCAAAAGGTGCTTGTGGGTTTTTAGATGATAAGCAGCTGTGTCAAATTCATGCTAAAGCGGGTGAGGACTTGTTGAGCCACACTTGTAAGACCTACCCTAGAATGTCGCACATGAAAGATGGTGATCGTTATGAAAGCCTGTCGTTATCTTGTCCTGAAGCGGCGCGGACTATTCTGCTTAAGCCCGATGCGTTTCAATTTGAACGTATGACGGTGAACCATCACCGTACCTTTAAAGCGACGCCAATATGGGCGAAAAAAGCCCATGATTATACCATTCAGCTGTTATTGAAACCCGAGCAGCCAATAGAGCATGGGCTCACAGCGGTCGGTATTTTAATGAAAACAACTGAACGAGTTGCCAATGGTGAACTGGAAAGCAGCGCCATTGATGATATGTTTCAACAACTGCTGAGTTTGAGTAATAACGGTCAGCTTAAGCAACATTTTGAAGGCTTTAATAAAGATACCGAGATACACAAAATGCACGCTTTCACGTCGATGCAACTGTGGTTAAACACCAATAAAGCAGGACGAGGACGTAGTCGATTTGAGCAGATAAACCAAGCCATTTGTGCCATGGGTGACGGTGAAAATAAAATTAGTATGGGGCGGATTAATCAGGCTTGGCGCGATGTCGCCTTACCTGCATTGGCTGAGCATCAAACGCTATTTAGTCGTTATTTATTTTACTATTGTTACCATATGAATTTTCCACAAGTTGACGCACTCACTCCATCGCAGGCATTTCGGGTGATGCTGTTGGACTTCTTTATGCTGCGCTGCTATTTAGCCGTGATTGCAGCGCAGAAACAGGGGTTGTCTGAACACGATATCATTCTGTGTTTTCAGGTGTATCACACCAATAGGCAGCATAAAGCCAACTATAGCCAATATGCTGTGGAACTCTTGGATAAAGGGCAGTTTGAAGACCTAGCATCGATCCTCACACTGCTAGCGTGA
- the fliD gene encoding flagellar filament capping protein FliD, with the protein MISGMNGASFAEQLISAERMGKDQLFKTNLTKHQTQIDAYELLERSLNKMTSNLEKINGDAFESKTSSISDENAAITVDSDAPTGTYDLTVKQLAQAHQLTKSFASETDLLPASGLLSIQVGPDIADTIEIDMAVLNADGTRTVNDLRDAINSHPDNPGVQASLVRTGGGVELMMTSSESGKDSTLKVEMDGVDWGMNQRKAAQDAEIVLNGIDITSSSNYLSNVIDGVSIELNKTHSAGESSTIKIESDTSSSEDAVKDFVESFNDLMNQINQLTRSMGSSVVDEAKENDKDTDDKDKDDDDEDDKPSSVTEDQLGALKGDSTLRMLQASMRNSVFEAAPNGMRLSDIGIEMNRSGELDIDEDKLTQALKDDPAALKEMFTADNSFIDRIDTIIEPFTQSNGYLDLKQNNLDSQIERVEDSMSRHDYQMKQRYQIYLSQFTAMENTINQLNSASMLFN; encoded by the coding sequence ATGATTTCAGGTATGAACGGTGCATCTTTTGCTGAACAACTCATTTCAGCAGAAAGAATGGGGAAAGATCAACTATTTAAAACCAATTTAACCAAGCATCAAACACAAATTGATGCCTATGAGTTATTGGAGCGTAGCCTCAATAAAATGACCAGTAATCTAGAAAAGATTAATGGTGATGCCTTTGAAAGTAAAACCTCATCAATCAGTGATGAGAACGCCGCGATAACAGTCGACAGTGATGCTCCCACGGGCACCTATGATCTAACCGTCAAGCAACTCGCTCAAGCCCATCAGCTGACTAAAAGCTTTGCCAGTGAAACCGACTTACTCCCCGCGAGTGGTTTATTAAGCATCCAGGTCGGCCCCGATATCGCTGACACTATAGAGATAGATATGGCAGTGCTTAATGCTGACGGCACTCGCACCGTGAATGATCTTCGTGATGCCATTAACTCACACCCAGATAACCCTGGAGTACAAGCCTCACTCGTCAGAACGGGTGGCGGTGTCGAGTTAATGATGACCTCCTCAGAATCAGGTAAAGACAGTACGCTCAAAGTTGAGATGGACGGTGTTGATTGGGGCATGAACCAACGTAAAGCGGCGCAAGACGCAGAGATAGTGCTCAATGGTATCGATATCACGAGTAGCAGTAACTACTTAAGTAACGTTATTGATGGTGTATCAATAGAGCTGAACAAAACACACTCGGCGGGCGAAAGCAGCACCATAAAAATCGAATCTGACACCAGCAGCAGTGAAGATGCGGTTAAGGACTTTGTCGAGTCTTTCAATGACCTGATGAACCAAATTAATCAGCTTACCCGTTCTATGGGCAGTAGCGTCGTCGATGAGGCCAAAGAAAACGATAAGGACACTGACGACAAAGATAAAGACGATGATGATGAAGATGATAAGCCATCATCTGTCACAGAAGATCAGCTCGGTGCCCTCAAAGGTGACTCTACATTAAGAATGCTGCAAGCCAGTATGCGCAATAGCGTATTCGAAGCCGCACCAAACGGTATGCGCTTATCTGACATTGGTATTGAGATGAACCGTAGTGGTGAGCTTGATATCGATGAAGATAAGCTGACCCAAGCACTTAAAGATGATCCCGCGGCCTTAAAAGAGATGTTCACTGCCGATAACAGCTTCATCGATAGAATAGACACTATTATCGAACCATTCACTCAGTCCAATGGTTATCTCGATCTTAAGCAAAACAACCTAGATAGCCAAATTGAACGCGTTGAAGACAGCATGTCTCGCCATGACTATCAGATGAAGCAGAGGTACCAAATTTACCTGTCTCAGTTCACCGCAATGGAAAACACCATTAACCAACTTAACTCAGCTAGCATGCTGTTTAATTAA
- a CDS encoding rod-binding protein, whose product MELDNNHSYLNQLDAGELIKANGEHGALKMVSQQFEALFLQNVLKQMRSASDVMADKDSPLSSQNNGMYRDWHDAELAGRLSQVQSTGLAEVMIKQLSAGLKSDPETVASSNQPSSDTNTRAMQPALILPFVSKLPE is encoded by the coding sequence ATGGAACTCGATAATAACCACAGTTACTTAAACCAACTCGATGCGGGCGAGTTGATTAAAGCCAATGGCGAACATGGCGCATTGAAAATGGTAAGCCAGCAGTTTGAAGCGCTATTTTTACAAAACGTATTGAAGCAAATGCGCTCAGCATCAGATGTGATGGCCGATAAAGACAGCCCGCTGTCTTCGCAAAACAACGGCATGTACCGTGACTGGCATGATGCTGAACTTGCAGGCCGCTTAAGTCAGGTCCAAAGCACCGGATTAGCAGAGGTGATGATCAAACAATTATCAGCCGGACTTAAGTCTGACCCTGAGACGGTCGCCTCTAGTAATCAACCCAGTAGCGATACTAATACTCGTGCCATGCAGCCCGCCTTGATATTGCCCTTTGTTAGCAAGCTGCCAGAGTAA
- a CDS encoding flagellar basal body-associated FliL family protein → MPLTKNARKRISFFLFITVWTAAIFWVGWQSPTLIGGPFLTQEPEIKLAKFYPLDKFVISIPGDEYPHYLLLEMAFKSRSNNAANTIKKADPVIKNSLMKMFSKKHFNELNNAQQLESLQKEAHILLSLVLAENDFAIELDDVLFTRMVIQ, encoded by the coding sequence ATGCCACTCACTAAAAACGCCCGTAAACGGATCAGCTTTTTTCTCTTCATCACGGTTTGGACAGCCGCCATATTTTGGGTTGGCTGGCAATCTCCAACGCTCATTGGAGGCCCTTTCTTAACCCAAGAGCCAGAAATTAAATTAGCAAAATTCTACCCATTAGATAAATTTGTCATCTCTATTCCGGGCGATGAATATCCGCACTATCTACTGTTAGAAATGGCGTTTAAAAGCCGTTCAAACAATGCAGCTAACACCATTAAAAAAGCCGATCCTGTGATTAAAAACTCCTTAATGAAGATGTTTTCAAAGAAACACTTCAATGAACTCAATAATGCGCAGCAGCTTGAGTCGCTGCAAAAAGAGGCGCATATCCTGTTATCACTCGTGCTAGCCGAAAATGACTTCGCCATCGAATTAGACGATGTGTTGTTTACTCGTATGGTCATTCAATAA
- a CDS encoding flagellin N-terminal helical domain-containing protein, producing MLSVHTNYASLVSQNSVTKNNDLLSNAMERLSTGLRINSAADDAAGLQIATRLNANVVGMETANRNVNDATSMLQTADGALDELTTIANRQKELATQAANGVNSAEDLTALNDEFAELTKEITRIVDNTEYSGNKLFDSLTAGVEFQIGAGASEQLKVTVDKANLAGVADDISAVGAAKGTITKIDDFIDAVGKERSTLGANINRLGHTSSNLANVTENTKVAAGRIMDADFAVESANMTKNQLLVQAGTNILSSSNQNTGLVMGLLG from the coding sequence ATGTTATCTGTACATACTAATTATGCTTCACTTGTTTCTCAAAATTCTGTGACAAAAAACAATGACCTACTTAGCAATGCTATGGAGCGTCTTTCTACTGGTCTACGTATCAACAGCGCTGCTGACGATGCTGCTGGTCTACAAATCGCGACTCGTTTAAATGCCAACGTTGTAGGCATGGAAACAGCTAACCGTAACGTGAACGATGCGACATCTATGCTGCAAACTGCTGATGGCGCACTAGATGAGCTAACGACCATTGCGAACCGTCAAAAAGAACTTGCAACTCAAGCCGCTAACGGCGTGAACTCAGCTGAAGATTTAACAGCACTTAACGATGAGTTCGCAGAGCTAACCAAAGAGATCACTCGTATTGTTGATAACACTGAATACTCAGGTAACAAGTTATTCGACTCATTGACCGCCGGTGTTGAATTCCAGATCGGTGCAGGTGCAAGTGAGCAACTAAAAGTTACCGTAGATAAAGCCAATCTTGCTGGTGTTGCTGATGATATTTCAGCTGTCGGTGCAGCAAAAGGCACTATCACTAAGATTGATGACTTCATTGATGCTGTAGGTAAAGAACGTTCAACACTGGGTGCTAACATCAACCGTTTGGGCCACACGAGTTCAAACCTTGCTAACGTAACTGAGAATACTAAAGTTGCTGCTGGCCGTATTATGGATGCTGACTTCGCCGTTGAATCAGCAAACATGACTAAGAATCAGCTTTTGGTTCAAGCGGGTACTAATATCCTGTCTTCTTCAAACCAAAACACTGGTTTGGTTATGGGTCTATTGGGTTAA
- the fliS gene encoding flagellar export chaperone FliS, whose product MLNEHDPFNAYKQTSLDARAAAANPHEMVRMLLDGLLEEIQRASGFMQRKSFEDKGQSINKCLNIVHGLDSMLDIENGGKVAAGLNHLYDYCSRQLVTASVENSVAALEPITKVITDVRAGWANLN is encoded by the coding sequence ATGTTGAATGAGCACGATCCCTTTAATGCTTACAAACAGACCTCATTAGACGCCCGAGCCGCTGCCGCTAATCCACATGAAATGGTACGGATGCTGCTCGATGGCCTCTTAGAGGAGATCCAACGTGCCAGTGGTTTTATGCAGCGTAAGAGCTTTGAAGATAAAGGTCAGAGTATCAACAAATGTCTCAATATCGTCCATGGCCTCGACTCCATGCTCGATATTGAAAACGGCGGCAAGGTCGCGGCAGGACTCAACCACCTTTATGACTACTGCAGTCGGCAATTGGTCACCGCGAGCGTTGAAAATAGCGTTGCAGCCCTAGAACCCATAACAAAGGTGATTACCGATGTCAGAGCAGGTTGGGCCAATCTCAATTGA
- a CDS encoding RNA polymerase sigma factor FliA: MNTAQSAYQEASGDIAVNRLSESQVMMQYLPLVKRSVSKLRSHCGSVLAKEDMEQIGMMALLESARRYPGEYDNGFISFAGLRIRGAILDELRRQDWRPRPVRQQAHELNDTVRKLTRLLARQPTDKEVAEAMGLNETAYRERLFASQSESMRSLDELVSDGGHFVDKNDVLEQFSAKECLFQAISKLNKREQVILSLYYQHELNLKEIAATLGLTETRICQLHKQAVKQLKSIYQQWER, encoded by the coding sequence ATGAATACAGCTCAATCAGCCTACCAAGAAGCAAGTGGAGATATCGCTGTTAATCGTCTATCTGAAAGTCAGGTGATGATGCAATACCTACCTTTAGTGAAGCGCTCAGTATCAAAATTGAGAAGCCATTGCGGCTCGGTGTTAGCTAAAGAGGATATGGAACAGATCGGGATGATGGCGCTTCTAGAATCTGCCAGACGTTATCCCGGCGAGTACGATAATGGTTTTATCTCTTTTGCTGGACTGCGAATTCGCGGTGCAATTTTAGATGAGCTTCGTCGCCAAGATTGGCGACCACGTCCTGTGAGACAGCAAGCCCATGAGTTAAATGACACCGTCAGAAAGCTCACACGACTATTAGCTCGTCAACCAACAGATAAAGAGGTCGCCGAAGCGATGGGGTTAAACGAAACCGCCTATCGTGAACGCTTATTTGCGTCACAATCCGAGTCGATGCGTAGCCTAGATGAACTGGTCAGTGACGGTGGACATTTTGTCGATAAAAATGATGTTTTGGAGCAATTTTCAGCAAAAGAGTGTTTATTTCAAGCCATTTCAAAATTAAACAAAAGAGAACAGGTGATCCTGTCGCTTTACTATCAGCATGAACTCAATTTAAAAGAAATTGCCGCAACCTTAGGACTGACAGAAACTCGAATTTGCCAACTGCATAAGCAAGCAGTGAAACAACTTAAGAGCATCTATCAACAATGGGAACGGTAA
- the motA gene encoding flagellar motor stator protein MotA: MSKLLGLVVILLSVFGGYVWAGGTLFSLWQPAEILIIFGAGSGALVIANPKSVLIDMYEQLKELVKVDQEDPELYPQLFGLLNMLMSQIQSQGLRVLDDHIEKPNESSLFLMYPAVLEHPNVLNFLIDNLRLQSIGKLSPHDLEHMLDEEIHRIDEDRMRPSYALSKVAEAMPGFGILAAVMGIIITMSNIDGPITMIGVKVAAALVGTFIGIFACYCIFDPLSKALEHLVERKSAQMRCVAAVLAAFAKGKPPMLAIDAGRKQIQSENRPTFVELERWMQEQKS; the protein is encoded by the coding sequence ATGAGCAAACTGTTAGGGCTAGTAGTCATCCTCTTGTCAGTATTTGGTGGGTATGTATGGGCGGGTGGAACATTGTTCTCTCTTTGGCAACCCGCAGAAATACTCATCATTTTTGGTGCTGGCAGTGGCGCACTGGTTATTGCTAATCCCAAATCTGTACTCATTGATATGTATGAGCAGCTCAAAGAGCTAGTCAAAGTCGACCAAGAGGACCCTGAACTCTATCCACAACTGTTTGGCTTATTGAACATGTTGATGTCGCAGATTCAATCTCAAGGCCTACGAGTACTCGACGATCATATTGAAAAACCAAACGAAAGCTCACTATTCCTCATGTATCCAGCGGTACTTGAGCACCCAAATGTACTCAACTTTCTCATCGACAATCTAAGACTACAGTCTATTGGCAAGCTTTCACCTCATGATTTAGAACACATGCTAGATGAAGAGATCCACCGTATTGATGAAGATAGAATGCGCCCATCTTACGCCCTCAGTAAGGTCGCAGAGGCGATGCCAGGCTTTGGCATCCTGGCGGCAGTGATGGGAATTATTATTACCATGTCGAATATCGATGGTCCTATTACCATGATTGGTGTCAAAGTAGCCGCAGCACTTGTGGGGACTTTCATCGGTATCTTTGCCTGCTACTGCATATTTGATCCACTCTCCAAAGCACTTGAACATTTAGTCGAACGAAAATCGGCACAAATGCGGTGTGTTGCCGCAGTCTTGGCAGCCTTTGCTAAGGGTAAACCGCCGATGTTGGCGATTGATGCAGGTCGTAAACAAATTCAGAGTGAAAACCGTCCAACCTTTGTTGAACTTGAGCGCTGGATGCAGGAACAGAAAAGCTAA
- a CDS encoding flagellar hook-length control protein FliK, with the protein MTSPILPSALSTTPAVNSARVSHIKEPVDQAYSHDLEQSATDSAPFSLILPQPRQPQNVSINGDISGQIANTISMSGGPLTDESFQRANVIDLASQNATLGLDNTVKPLHFASTYTSTVNPFTQELSSQTSIQTAQTSGQPLTSTTAANDKAHTAALATNFANSSPGSTFNSSAVKPDSMNPFLSATQLATAFIAKQVDSASIDTIESTHQILATNTRANSAVAQWGPVSVSQAAPMLQQAHEMLSPLREQLRFQIDQQIKQAELRLDPPELGKIELNIRLDGDKLHIQMHAANAAVRDALLTGLDRLRAELAADHGGQIDVDISHGESPQEQTQQGSKSAIAAASQQEAQPMTTEISQRDQVDLLA; encoded by the coding sequence ATGACTAGTCCCATTTTACCAAGTGCATTAAGCACAACACCGGCCGTTAATTCAGCACGAGTCAGCCATATTAAAGAGCCTGTTGACCAAGCTTATTCCCATGATCTAGAGCAATCGGCGACCGATTCAGCGCCGTTCTCATTGATATTGCCGCAGCCAAGGCAGCCACAAAACGTCAGTATCAATGGTGATATTTCAGGGCAAATAGCCAACACTATTTCAATGTCAGGTGGACCTTTAACAGACGAGAGTTTTCAGCGCGCTAACGTAATAGACTTAGCAAGCCAAAACGCCACGCTGGGACTGGACAATACTGTTAAGCCTTTGCATTTCGCTAGCACTTATACCTCAACAGTCAATCCGTTTACACAAGAGTTAAGCAGCCAAACATCTATTCAAACTGCACAGACAAGCGGCCAGCCATTAACAAGTACAACAGCCGCTAATGACAAAGCCCATACCGCTGCGCTAGCAACAAACTTCGCCAATAGCAGCCCTGGGTCGACCTTCAATAGCAGTGCGGTTAAGCCTGACAGTATGAATCCATTCTTAAGCGCCACTCAGTTAGCAACGGCATTTATAGCCAAACAAGTTGATAGCGCCAGTATCGATACAATTGAATCCACTCATCAAATACTCGCGACAAATACCCGAGCGAATAGTGCCGTTGCACAGTGGGGGCCAGTGTCCGTTTCTCAAGCCGCACCTATGCTGCAGCAGGCCCACGAAATGCTGTCACCATTGCGTGAACAATTACGCTTTCAAATTGATCAACAGATCAAACAAGCAGAGCTCAGACTCGACCCGCCAGAACTCGGAAAAATTGAGCTCAATATCCGTCTTGATGGCGATAAATTACATATCCAGATGCACGCAGCCAACGCTGCGGTGCGCGATGCACTATTAACTGGGCTAGACAGGCTACGCGCCGAGCTAGCCGCAGATCATGGCGGCCAAATTGACGTCGATATCAGCCACGGCGAGTCACCACAAGAACAAACACAGCAGGGTTCGAAGTCGGCCATAGCCGCCGCTAGCCAGCAGGAAGCTCAGCCAATGACAACTGAGATTTCCCAACGAGATCAAGTTGATCTACTCGCATAA